The nucleotide sequence cactctatgcatttaaatggcttctctccTGTTTGGATCCCACAATGTCTATTTAATACCAATTTGTCTTTGAATATTTTCACATTCACTGGTTCCTTTCCCCATCTTTTCCCTTTGCAATCTTCTTTGTTTAGGAGTTGATGGATGTTGGCATTCTGAGAAGTAGAGGATTTCTTCATCTTATCCTTCATCCTTGGTCGGCTTCTCTTGTGCCTCTTTGGTGTCCTTTAATTTTGAAAATTTTCTTTCACACTTTCTGCTTAGTCAATTTTGATGGCATCACAAATGGCTCTTTACTGTCTTAACTATgacctggggaggaaatgaacaTATCATAATGAGTTCAAGGCAGAAACAGAGGATCATATGAAGGAACAAGCATCATTGGCTCTGTTCTCAACATCTCCAAGATTGTCCCACTTCTGCTCTGTATGTCCTGCTGAAACATGACACCTTTTGAATACACTCCTGTCTCCGACAACATGAATTCCTTTCTGCTCCATTTCCCACTTGATTTCAGTAGGCTCAGCCTTGTGTGAATTTTTTCCTCCTTTGACATAATGGTGGTAATTTCCACAAGATTATATACTGAAAAGTGGTACACCACCACCACAGCTAAGCTTGTTACAGAAGTGAGATACCAAGCTGGGTAAAACTCACAATTCTGTTGTTCTAATTAACTTGACCACAGTCAAGAGTAGATGGTCAGATGCAATGACTGTGATGTGCATGGGTGTTCTGTACTGTAAGGGGAATTCCTCACCAGTTAATACCCAAGAGACTTTATTTCACCTGTAACCTTTCAATATATTGTAATAAAGGCAGGTATTGCACTGTACTCCAGCACTGGAAAATTTTGTTCCCATTATCAGCTTCCTCTCAATGAGCCAATTCTCCCTGTCTATTCCTTTTAGGCTTCCAAGGAGTCAGGATCCAGGATATGGGACAACTGGGTGTCAGACAAACAGAATAGAGTTAGAATATTCCTTTCAGCTCTATCAATGGCAACTTGCTTTAACATCTAGatgtattactattattattattataatttttatgtgcccttcacccagaggtcccagggcaggttacaaccattttaaaacacctaattaaagcaattaaaataacctaaacaacatcacagaaaatagagtgagtcctaaaaatatacatctcgggtattagggtaaagaggtgcaaccTCAGCGTTTGccaaagttgtacaatgaagttgccagacacacctcggttcggaggaaattccacagcttaggggctgccacagagaatgccgtcTCCCAAGCTACCACCATCCAAGCTTCCGAGGCTGGTGGTCCTCCTCTGccaatctcaacacctgagagggtctgtagggaaggaggcggtctttcagatatttgggacctaatatgtttagggctttaaacacgaaTGTGAGTACCTTGAACTGGTCCTgaaaacgaactggcaaccaatgcagctgttttaaaactggGATTACATGAGttccaaagggaaccccagccagtaatctggctgctgcattttggaccagctgaagtctccaacttgtcttcaagggcagccccacggagagtgcattgcaatgatccagtctggaagttaccagagtatggagcaCCGTGAACAGGTcttttctgtccaaaaggggctgaagctggcaaaccagccacagctagaaaaagacactcctagccactgaggccacctgagcctccagtgatagTGATAGATCAAGGAATACCTCCAGGCTGTGAACCTCTCCTTGAAGTGAAgagcaacctcatccagaacaggccgtcttCCCCCtcttggacatgagaactctggacacataacactgctgtcttttcaggattcagcctcaatttattggcccacatccagtctatCACTGACTCCAAGCACCGGTTCAACATCTCAActgcctctccagattcagatggaatagagaggtggagctgggtatcatctgcatattgatggcacctcactccaaatctcctgatgatagctcccagcggcttcatataggtgttaaatagcatggcggacaagatggaaccttgaggaacaccacaggataattcccatggtgctgaatagtagcctcccataattactttttggaagtggctctggaggtgtgagcggaaccactgaagcagTGCCCCAAACCCCCATCTCCctgagatgttccagaaggataccgtggccaACAGTATCaacagccgctgagagatcaaggagaatgagcagggtcgcattccccctatctcccagcagatgtcatcaaccagggcaaccaaggccatggCCAGGcatgaaaccagattggaatggatccaaataatgaACTTCCTCCTAGCATGattgaagctggaccaccaccaccttctcaagcaccttgcccaaaaaagaggTATCTGCCACTGgcagttgtttaacacttctgagtCCAGGGAGATCGTCTGAAGGAAGGgacacaccaccgcctccttcaaggcagatggtacctccagTGAAGTATTAATCACTcactggacccacccagtcagtcccCTACGGCTAGTTCCCAGTAGCCAGATGGGCAagagtcaagggggcaggtggtgggccacacttcttcaagcagctttccacatcctcaggccacaataattgaaactgacccAATACAGGTGGAACCAGTACTTTGGACACCTccgttggatgccacagttagagcaagtacAACTCTCTGAATCTGATCGATTTTGTCCCTAAAATGCCTTGCAAAGTGGTTACAGCCATCCTCCGAGGGTGTCACAGCAACATTATCTTGGCCAGATGGCAAAAGCCCATTCACTATTTGGAAAAGCTCTACCGGCCGGCAACTTGTGGAtgaaatggtggcagagaaatagGTTTCCttcgctgccaccactgccatctGGTAGGCATGATAGTGCAGTCTTACCTGTGTTTGGTCAGGTTTGGACTGAGATTTGTGCCACCTGCACTCCAGCCGCTGACCCTCCTGTTCCATCACACACAGATCACTGCAGTACCAAGGCGACCTACGTGCTCCACAGAGATAGCAGGCACACTCAGGAGTGATTGTGTTGGTGGCTCTACGCATCTCACCATTtcacagtgagacaagagcctcaacaggagcactaGCCATGCCAGCCAGAAAATCTCCCatagcattcaggaatccatcagattccataagtcttcAAGGGCGGACTATCTCAATGGATCCCCTACCCTTGCAGAGTGGAGTCATTCATtgacgatcactcgtggccgagtaagattgtcttccaagataaggtctttgcttggaagacgcctgtgcgtgaatttgttttacgtggggagattggcgcacaacgaacacacagtcttgacagaaaaaggctttgatccaatggcatggataccacaacaattggaagtcttttatctgctgcagccttcatccaccttcacagccgttgtaacgtacacattgttatcctccgcctgttctgctgttgaggactttcttggatcgttctttgtctggttcctctcccttgaccttaccaccatgggtgaacctgctgggagtacatgactcccgacggcatcgctcacagggttcattggaacacgcaagcccactcacagCAGAGTGGAGTAACTACATTCAACCCAAACCTTACCAGGGAATGGTACGTCCATGAcaactgggcctggcaaccaagaggtcttctgtatccttaaaagttgtgcagggggaagggagaattccaccttgtggtttttcccattacagtgttgcaagaacacctgcacttggctgactttctcttctcctaaagatacaggatcagtctctggccatggacctggcaaccctaggatagTTACGCTCCTTGACCTGCAAAGAGCCTTGACAGTTTCCCCGCAGCCGAGCAACGGGAAAAAGCAACAGAACTATCCCCCACCCTGTGCCAAGCGAGGCTGTTTACTCTGCCTCAGGATAAGCATAGAAAACTCATGGAAACTGCATGACGCTCCGATAGGCAGAGGATGCAAGCGAAAAACGCAGCTTAGCGGCCCCTTTGCAATTGGAGAAATACTGATCTAGATGCACCTATGGTCTAATTTTGTAAGAGAAAGCTCCTGTCGTCCCCCACGAAATCCCATGAAGCCTGTTTCCCTTCCGAGAGTAAAAGAAAGTGCGTCCGCGATTGGCTCTCcactttaaattttttaaaaaagcccctcTAGGAAATAGCACGTAGCTTATTTAACCCTTGAAGGACGGGGTTGCAGAAGCAGCTTCTCTCTCTACCTTTAAACTTCATTCATTGCGCCTTCATAACGTTTCTGTTTGttcctggcttttttttttttttttacactctcTGCAATGAACGAGGAGGAACGCGGGAGGTGTCCCTTTGACTGCACGGGCGATGGAAAAACCAGCTAGTCTTTTTATTCTGGTTCGGGAGTAATGAAGGAGAACCAAATGGTTTGCCAGGATGTATTTACATTCCAACTTTTCCTCCATGGAAGTCCATAAAGATCCAACCTGGTCACTTATCCAGGCGCTGAACAAATCCAAACCTGCTTAACTTTGGCAAGCGACTCCATCACGGGCCTTCACACCATCACCCGGGGACCTTAAACATGCAGCTGGACTCACCACAGATAAAATGGAGTGCAACCCTAAACCGGGTTGGCCACCGTGATGCTGCActggatgggcccttggcctgatccaccagcgctcttcttatgttctggaggggaaggagagggagcttCTGTCCTCCGAGGGTTAAGTAGATGGAGCTCAGTTTCCTCGTGAGGCGGGAAGTTTTCCAACTGAGAAGAAGACCATAGCGAAAGCGCTTTCGATTGCGTTCGGGAAAGAGCCCCGGAGAGATGCCTTGGCGAGGCGGCTGGTGCGCGCCGCGGGCAGGACAAAGTGGTAAAAGTGCAACACGAGGTGATGGGGAGACCTAGAACTGGGAAGGACGAGTCTGGTAATGATCAGGAGATGTACTCAAATCCAGCTGCAAGGTTATTTTCGaagccccccttcctcccccgCCCATGATCTTGGCTCCCTTACGATACAGAGTGGGATGCGTGTTTCTGTGCGCGCAGAAAGGATACGCGGCGGGGGGGGCGGTTTGGTGGGGAAATAGTCCTTTATTACCCCACCCAAGCAACTTCTGAGGCGCCCTTCCTCACCTTCCCGCTCTATATTCTCTGGAGAGTGGGTTGATCTCCGAGGAGGGTTTGAAAGAAGACCCCGGCACTCTGATGGAGAACCCCAAAGTCCATGCTTACACCTCTGCAACTGTTGACCCATTAGGCTTTACTACCAcaggttgtttttcatcaagtctgaaagtttcaaGAAGTCTGGGGAAGAAGGAGTGTTATCAGCTGCAAAGCCTGTGTCTggcctgggaacggacagccaaggccagtaATGTAGTCATGGCAACCAGGGAGATATCGGCTGGGAAAAGTTCCAACAGCATTCTGTTTGTGTCTGTCTAAGTTTTGCTTTCGGAGAGAGATGTTCTGTCTAGTGGGGGGTTGTGTTCTTGAAGAAGCAGCAGTTCTCTGCATGTGCTCTTGCTATGAgccttaatgtcctgagtaaatggactcttaataCTATGCCGTGTTCTTGGATTTCTTGACCAACTTATACACTAATGTAACTGCGCTTACAACGCACACCGCACACATCAACAGCAACATGCCTCCCCCCAACTGCATTGCGTGAATGGCACCGTCCCCTCTTGGCGCTCTGGCCGCTCTTGCATGGGAGATGGGGGTGTGGTTGCCCTGGGTGTAGAGGAaatatccgggggggggggaggaatggctGTGCTATTTTCAGCACCAGTGCTGGAGAAGAACGTCTGTAACCTTCtatggctgggggggggaaagaacacGTTTCCCCTTTGCTAGGCTGCGGATGAGGGGCTAAGAACATTCATTCGTCCGTCTGTCCAtccattaaatttgtatcccgccctttcttccagaagaagcccagggcagcaaacataagaaTCGTCTTGTCCaccatcctggtctcacagtggtcaatcagatgctTCAGTGGCAAGCCTGCAAAaaagacatgagtgcaacagcaactctccccacttgtgattcttagCAACtttaaaaaggcttaaaaatTAAGATGGAAACAAAGAAATAACTCCTGTGTCCCTGGCAGTAATGTGGGGAAGGGGTGAACAGGAAGGAGTGACCTGTAGTGATCATATGGGATCTGATgctcttttgttttctttctgtttaCAAATGATATGGAAGAGTGGCGAAGATTTATTGTAGGAAAAAGACAATGAATTGATCAGCTGCTGTTGCAACTCTGCTTGCTTGGAATGGGCTCTGCCAGAGTCCTGTAATGGGTGTTCTCTTTTTGCCTCTCCAGGCCAAGATCGAACGTCCCCTCTCAGGTAGAGGCTACTGTTGTAGGCCTCCTTAAATATTATGTATCATGTAAGTCTATATAGTTAGAGTGTTTTGAAGTTGCCCCCCTCAGAGTTGtaatgaactttttttaaaaaaaggtaagctTTTTCAGTACTCGTTCTccccctccaggaagtctgggcATACAGCCAGAGTGTAGCTCTTCAATCAACAAGTCTGAGCTTAATTGTAAACATAGAAGAGACCGAGAAGGAATACCTTATTAGGATTCTCTGGATGTCCAGTAATAACCTTAACTCAAATCTGAGATATAGATCTGTGAGAAGTATCTGTGAGAACAGAAAGGAGATGCAATTCCAGATCAGATGATCAGGTGGAGAGACTATAAAAGAGAGATCACAAATGCAGTTATTATCAGTCCTTATGGACTGACTGCACATGCTGCTGCCAATTTGTCTAATTGCTGAGGCTTATCTGAGTCCCATGGGTGAGCTTTAAATTACCATTTGTTTCTATCTATGTGTTAAGACTGTATAAGAATATATTGTATTACTTAATATCCTTTGGTTTTGTGTTATATTATTAATTCTGATTTATTAGTTTACTGACTATAGCCAGACTTATGTATGCTTAGATATATCCATATAGAAATGTGTAGTCAATAAAAAGCATAACCTCCTTCCTCTATAGAGCTCCGTTCTTTTTTTACCCTGATTTATCCCTAGTCCTGGGAGAAATCTCTGGTGGGAGTTTCCTGTGAAAGTCTGCCTGTTCAGATACACTTCTGTGCTAACTGTGAAAGCCTAGGTGAGTGCAGTTGCAACATACAAGGGCTCTGAACAGCTTTAGGCTTAAGGGAAAAGTGAAGAACCCTCAAATCTGTCTGTGGGCTCATAAGGGGTCATTCAAACAATTTCACTATCATAGCAAAAGTTGACTTTTTTTTAGGGGTGCTCCATAATAATGCCTTGCCATTTTGTCTCTCTCCTTCACAGGGACATGAATGGTCCCACTTCTCAGCTGCCCCCAGACCCAGGCTCTGCTCCTTTTGCAGTGTGTGATGGGAACATCCAAAGGACTCCCAGAGAGGGCCTAGTTCATGCCACACTCTTTTGTCTCCCGCACAGGCAGAGCAATGGCACCAGAGGCACAATCTGGATCTCTGCGTCCTTGTGATGGAGTGGGAAAAGCTGCCATGAATCCATCTCAGGTAAGGGAGGGATCATCATGGAGAGAGGCAGGGGAGAGCCTGGGTGCCTCCCTATGTGTTCGGGGTGGGAGgtctggaaaaaaatatttatacctGTTTTCCTTTTGCTTCCTGCAAGATGACCAAATAAGAAGTTTCTGTAAACTTTCACAGGAAGTCTTGAATCCTGAACACACTGAAAAGTGCACACTCACCTATCCAtttagaccttcccctttcaaactTGGAGCATTGTTGGCTCTACAGAGATTTTTTATGtaaagtagggccccactcatacggtgggttacgttccggacccctgccgaaaagcaaaaactgctgaaaagcggaactcattgaatagaatggtgcacgatgcccgaaaaccgccttAAAAGCGGAACaggcgctgtatgagtggggctttagtctaattgcgtctaattgagagtGCCGCATTAGTGAcgcgccgtaaagcgaagcgccgtaaagcggggccctactatatgtaTGCATTTAATTCTGAATAGAGACTCTGTCTTTTCCTTTCAGTGGCTGGTGTACTTTGAGGAGGTATTTGTGCATTTCACCAAACAGGAGTGTCGTCTCCTGGATCCAGGCCAAAGAGCTCTCTACGAGGACgtcatgctggagaattttatgaATGTAATATCTCTGGGTAAGGATGGATTTTCCTTGGTCAACGGATGCTGAAGCAATGGATTCctcttccccaaattttgcagtgcactgtAGGGATGGCAGTGTGGGAACGAGCGGCCCGGCCAAGTGCTCAGAACCTGCCTTCTGTACTGTACTGTGTTGGACCTAAGCCTGGCTTATGCCATTTTGAAAAGTGTAAAAAAATTAGAGAAGTGATGCTTGTAGCATTATTCTCTGCAGCTGCTCTGTCTACCTCCAGGAGTCTTGGGGCCATGTAGCAGGGGTCCTGCTGCTGATCCCCAGAGACCCTCCtggccctcttcctccttctcgcTGTTGCTGCTGGTTCATTTGCCCTCTCTGAGCATGTGAGCAGCGGCATGGATAAGAGGGAGCAACAGCCTCCACTTCCTCTCCGCCCCTCTGCATTCTGAGCAGTAgtactgggggtggggagagatagcTTTAAGAGATGACTAGATAAACTGATGGCGAATTAGTCTATCAAAGGtgtgaataccagttcctggagaAGTAGAAGAGGGATGTTGTCTCCATATACTACCTGTGGGCttttcagaggcatctggttggctactgtgggaatgTTGGACTTGGTATTGAGATATGCCCCAAATTTTAAATACCTGGCACAGCTACCACCTTGCCAGTAAACTGAGCTTAACATCCATTCAGTATTAGATGCATCCTGTTGGGTGCATTTCACTTTGTCCTATTCATCAGCAGGAGATACAAGatgttcattccccccccccactcttggCGGttgttttgggtgtgtgtgtcggAGCAATAGATGGACTTGAAATGCCAAAATATTTTGTATTCATTGGCTGGTCTATTTTCTTGAGAGAAACCTGCAAACCAGACTGGTTGGCAGAAGGAGACAATCCATTTGTCTTGGGCTGTGAAGAAGGGTAGAGATCAGCAGGTACGGGCTTCAATTTGTGATGTGACTTGTTCTTGTTTGCATATAGGATGGGGTATGGGAATTTGTCATCTTGTATTTAACCTCCTAGGACACAGGTTGGTCCATCAGACTAGAAATTCTCCTGGTGGACATACCACAAATGCCAGACCCCATCACTAGCCCCTTTAAAGcagaaatgggaaacctgtggtcacccagagattgttggactcccagctcccattagccacacctggataGCCAATCATCATGCATGGTGGAAGGTTTTTTTCCTGAGTGCCCACCAACCACAAATTTTAGTTTGAACAGCAATTCATTATTTCAATAAACAGCCTGTTTCAGTCTAGAGCGCTTCAGAAGCTACATGATTCCATTTTGGTCCAAATCCCAATTTTGAAAAACAACACTTTGTACCTCATTCCTGTTCTGGGCTAAGCCCCATATTTTCATTCATTTCTCTATATTTCCCACTTAACCTGTCATTCTAtaaagtcctgtccttaacagagTGAAGAGCAGTGTTCTCTCTCCCATTTTAATTTGAAGAGAATCTTCTTCAGACGCTGTAGACTGTCTGCCAAGTGCAAACTAGTAAATACAGATAACAGGTCTGGGAAGAGAGCCAGAATGTCCACCTAAAAGGATGGATCTCCTTAGAAGTTGATTGTTTTGAATCTTACGAGATTCAGGCTTTCCTCAGGGCATATGAAAAGTGATCTGAAGGGTTAAGAGATTAATAAAAGCTCTTTAGCTAGGTTCTAGAATGTACACTGCTTGATAATAAAGTGTATAATAATGCTAAACACAATGTGTAACACTAGTGCTTTCAGCCCAGTCAAAATGCTGCAGGTGTTGTGTATCACGTCTATCCCATCTGATGGTGAGAGGTACTATTGTATGTTTCTGTATTTTCAGTTGTTATTGAGTAACTTATTGAAAAGATGGTACAGGTTTCAGCAGTGTCCAAATAGGGGAGGGGAGAATCTTGGAAATCTGAAAAATGTGTAGCAGGTAATCAGGCTTGATCCCTGATGAAATCTTTGATTTTAGTATTGAAGTTCTAACAAGTTTTTTTCCTTCTCCAAGCAGATGATCAGCAGGACAATAAAAACTATAGGGAGCCATCAGAAGCAGCCAAGCATGGAGCAGGAAGAGAGATGTTTGGAAATCAAAGAGGAGAAAATAAGCATGAGGCAAACCAatcaaagaatggaaggaagaaaTCCTCCATTTCTCAGGGTACTCCTCATGAACTCCTCAACCCAGAAGATCacaaaggaaagaaacaggaaaaGTGTCTGTTATATGGGAAAACATTCAAAGATAACTTGGTATTAACTGGACATtgtagaactcatacaggggagaaaccatataaatgtatggaatgtggaaagaacttcagtcaaAGAGGAATTCTTACTACACATGAAAAAATTCACACTGgcgagaaaccatataaatgcatgcagtgtggaaaaagcttcagtgtgaATGGAAGTCTAACTAGACATGTAAGaatccacactggggagaaaccatataaatgtatggtatgtggtAAGAGTTTCAATGATAATGGGAATCTTACTAAACGTGAGAATCCACACAGACGAGAAATGTGGAATGAGCTTCAGACGAAAGAGAAATCTTACTCAACATTCAAGAAGACACAGGTGAGGAACAATTTCAGTGCATGCAGTGTTGAAAGAGCTTCAGTAATCCTGAAAATTTTAATGAGCATGAAAGAACGCATATAGGGGAGAAACTGTATCAACTTATGGAGCTCAGGTAGGTTGGAACTCTTACTATAAATGAAATAACTTACACGGGATAAACCATTGTTGCAGATGGCTTGTCCCAGGCAAGCAAATGCCAGAGAAAATATGTGGGCCAGAATACCTAACTTTCCCCAGTCAAATTTAATTCCGCTCAGTCTTTTGTGTTGGAAATAGACAAACAACCTAAATTTTTGACATAAGATTATTGGCGTCCTTATCTGAACTAAGCTTCAAAACTTCTCTCTATTCTAAGCAATAAGACTTTATAATGAGCAACTTTTACCTTAAGGAGCAATTTAGGAAAATCATTGGCAATTAACAGCTAGAAAAGAACACCATGACttagtggcagagcttggaaaagttacttttttgaactacaactcctaccagcccaatccagtggctatgctggctggggctgatgggagttgtagtttaaaaaagtaacttttccaagctctgcttagtaGGAACCTACATCTTTACGAATATCATAATTCAATTCACATCTTTGAGTGCCAACTCCtgatatgctcaaaggcacgtcAAACAGTTGGCTTTATATAAAAGTAAAGGATGCTTCAAACACATGTATGTGTAACCTTGGAATTATAATTATTGCATTCTTTTCATGTGTTCAGATAGCCTGTAAAttgatagttttgttttgatctgaaatatatattttcctcTGATATTTGGGAGGCTATAATTGATCTTAGGTGTATAGCATACATTTGTCCTCTTCAAAAGAAAATATGGAGTATAAATATTGCTTAACTTTTCTATACCAAATCAGTCTTTTCCTAGGAGAGACTAAATGCTCATGCCCCAGGTAATTATTGTGTCCCACTCTGCAGTTCAATGTTTTGATTATGTTGCATTATTGCCTTCTTAAATTATGCTTTTATATGTGATTAACCTTCTGTCTTTCTCTTCTGTAATCCtgaactatattattattatttattgcacttttagaccgccctttagcgacaagctctcagggcggtgtacaacagaataaaaacagattaaaatccaGGTGGGTGTGGGTACAGTacattataaaaacatttttaaaacaaaattaagacaaaaaattaaaaataaaatagattaaattttaaaatgtaaaatttaaaatgcctgggcaaagaggtaggtctttacctggcgccgaaaagataacaaagaaggcgccaggcgtatctcatcagggagggcgttccataattcgggggccaccactgagaaggccctagctctagttattgctctccgggcctccctgtgcgttggaacccggagaagggccttcaacatcgagcgcagcgaccgggtaggtacatagcggaagaggtgttccgccaggtattgtggtccgatgccattaagggctttataggtaagaaccaacactttgaatctggcccggaaacatattggtagccagtgcagctgggccaggacaggtgttatatggtcagattttttagtcccagtaagaactctggccgcagcattctgcaccagctgaagtttccgaaccgtcttcaaaggtaaccctacgtagagtgcattacagtagtccaatctagaggttaccagagcatggataactataTTTGCTTAAGTAAATAAAAACTAAATATACAGTATGCTGGATGCAGAAGTGGAGGATTAACTTTCCCCTCAACATGGAAGCTGTTTCTGGAGTAATCTAAGGTGCTGCTTTAAGCACTGAACCAGATTTTTTATGCATAAAAGATACTCTTATGATTTTACTTTGAGCATAGCCGTATTTGTCACACCATATAAACATATggcatgtggaaaaagcttcagcatGAGACATCGACGAACCCACATGGGAAAGAAGGCATATAAATGCAAGGGATATGGAAGGAGCTTCAGAAATACTGAAATGCTTACtgcacatgaaagaacccacccAGGAGAGAAGCCACATAAATGCATTGTATATGGtaggagcttcagtcagagtggaattCCAGATACCAAAGAATCCATACATGGGTGAAACCATATTAttaatgtatggaatgtggaaaaagcttcaggccTGATGGGAACCTTAATGTACATTAAAAAAGTCAAACAGGAGAAACCATGTAAATTTAGATGTGTTTAAAAGACCTTCATGCAGATGAGTATCCttattttgcatcaaagaacccatataGAGGGGAAACCATAAAAATGCATGGAATGTCCAAagagctttgttgttatgtgccttcaagtcaattacgacttatggtgaccctatgaatcagtgagctccagtagcatctgtcatgaaccactctgtttggatactctgttcatagggtttgcgtggtaagaagtattcagaggtggtttaccgttgccttcctccgagtttggatgcctcttagtctggtgtctcagctttgaccattctgccttgggtgcctctgctaggagcctagcctcttggtctagactcctgacggcattgctctcagcttcttcaacacccaAAGAGCTTTAACAAAACCAAAAACCTTAACGTATATTGAAAAATCCATCAGAGAAACTTGTCCAGGtcccactttttttttatttggtgGCCAACCGAACTGG is from Rhineura floridana isolate rRhiFlo1 chromosome 3, rRhiFlo1.hap2, whole genome shotgun sequence and encodes:
- the LOC133381183 gene encoding zinc finger protein 737-like isoform X1 translates to MKKNPEQHKKESHLIETMNRWQKCRAMAPEAQSGSLRPCDGVGKAAMNPSQWLVYFEEVFVHFTKQECRLLDPGQRALYEDVMLENFMNVISLDDQQDNKNYREPSEAAKHGAGREMFGNQRGENKHEANQSKNGRKKSSISQGTPHELLNPEDHKGKKQEKCLLYGKTFKDNLVLTGHCRTHTGEKPYKCMECGKNFSQRGILTTHEKIHTGEKPYKCMQCGKSFSVNGSLTRHVRIHTGEKPYKCMVCGKSFNDNGNLTKRENPHRREMWNELQTKEKSYSTFKKTQVRNNFSACSVERASVILKILMSMKERI
- the LOC133381183 gene encoding putative zinc finger protein 56 isoform X2 — protein: MAPEAQSGSLRPCDGVGKAAMNPSQWLVYFEEVFVHFTKQECRLLDPGQRALYEDVMLENFMNVISLDDQQDNKNYREPSEAAKHGAGREMFGNQRGENKHEANQSKNGRKKSSISQGTPHELLNPEDHKGKKQEKCLLYGKTFKDNLVLTGHCRTHTGEKPYKCMECGKNFSQRGILTTHEKIHTGEKPYKCMQCGKSFSVNGSLTRHVRIHTGEKPYKCMVCGKSFNDNGNLTKRENPHRREMWNELQTKEKSYSTFKKTQVRNNFSACSVERASVILKILMSMKERI